DNA sequence from the Pseudoglutamicibacter cumminsii genome:
TTGAGACGCAGCGCATCGATGATGCGTGCGGCGGCGGACGCAGGTGCCTTGAGGACACCAGCAACGCGAGCCAGCTGGTGCTCGACGGACTCGAGAGCAGCAAGATCCTTGATCTGCTCAGCGTCCATCTTCTGGCCCTCGTAGTAGCCGCCCTTGATGATGAGCTTCTCGTGGTCCTTGGCGAAATCGGTCAGGCTCTTAGCAGCAGCAACTGCGTCACCGCGGATGAACGCGATAGCAGTTGGGCCGTTCAGCAAGCCCTCGAATGCGTCAACACCAGCGTTCTTAGCAGCGATTTCAGTCAAGGTGTTCTTGACAACTGCGTACTTGGTGTCTGGGCCCATGGAGCGGCGAAGCTCCTTGAGCTGTTCCACGGTGAGCCCACGGTATTCGGTCAGGACTGCAGCCGGGGACTCTTCAAAGTCCTTGGTGATCTCCTTTACGGCGATCTCCTTGACGTTCTTAGCCATGACACTCCTTCCGGGGTTCTAGGATGGTTTCTCCAGGTTGGCTGCCCCGTTAAGCAAAATAGCCCTGGCACATAGGCACAGGGCTACACAGGAAACATCGACGGCGTGAACGCCTCGGTTTGTGAAGAATCTGTCCCTACGTGGGCTGCCCTGCAAGTGCGGGAACCTTCGATGAGCGCGAACGCCCATAACCAACGGTCTTTGGTACAGCGATCAGTCTAACGCATACTGTTCAGATTCACCAATCGAGAGACCGAGTGCGGTTTCACACTCCACTCGCGCACCGCATCGTGAGCGTCATTAAAGCGTTGTCCCCGGCCATCAACATGACCGGGGACAACGCTATTGAGCTGTTCGTGGCAGCGATTAGCCGCGAACGGTAACGGATGCTGGGTCCAGTGGAACTCCAGGGCCGAACGTCGTAGCGAGGGTTGCCTTCTTGATGTAACGGCCCTTGGAAGCGGATGGCTTCAGGCGGTTGATTTCCTCAACAGCGGCCTTGAAGTTCTCTTCCAGAGCGTTCTGGTCGAAGGAAGCCTTACCAACGATGAAGTGGAGGTTGGAGTGCTTATCAACGCGGAAGTCGATCTTACCGCCCTTGATGTCGCCAACAGCCTTCGCGACGTCCATGGTCACGGTGCCGGTCTTAGGGTTCGGCATGAGGTTACGTGGACCGAGGATCTTACCGAGGCGGCCAACCTTACCCATCATGTCTGGGGTAGCTACGGCTGCGTCGAAGTCGGTCCAGCCACCCTGGATCTTCTCCATGAGGTCATCCGAGCCAACGAAGTCTGCGCCAGCTTCACGAGCTGCGTCAGCGTTCGGGCCAGCTGCGAAGACCACAACGCGAGCGGTCTTACCGGTGCCGTGTGGGAGGTTCACGGTACCGCGAACCATCTGGTCAGCCTTACGTGGGTCGACCGAGAGGCGGAAAACAGCCTCAACAGTTGCGTTGCCCTTCGAAGCGCTCGTGGTCTCCTTGATCAGAGCCAGAGCCTCGTTCGGCTGGTACAGCTTGCCGTCCTCAATCTTGGCGGCTGCTTCCAAATATGCTTTGCTGCGCTTTGCCATCTGCGTCTTTTCTCCTTGTGCAGTTGTGGTACTCGGGCCGCGCTCGACCCTTCCCACTCCCCTAGGCGGGGCATGATGCTTTTATCTGTTTCGGGCTCAACCCACAGCTTTCGCGGTGTAGTTCAGCCTTGCGCCGCACTTTCGCTTGTGTGCGGCGAGAAGCACAATTACTTCTCGACCTCGATACCCATCGAGCGAGCGGTGCCAGCGATGATCTTGGACGCAGCTTCAACGTCGTTAGCGTTGAGGTCCTTCATCTTGTATTCAGCGATTTCCTTGACCTGATCCTTGGTGAGCTTACCCACCTTGTCGGTGTGTGGAACGCCGGAACCCTTAGCTACGCCAGCAGCCTTCTTGATGAGCTGGGAAGCTGGTGGAGTCTTGGTGATGAAGGTGAACGAGCCATCTTCGAAAACCGTGATCTCTACCGGGATGACGTTACCGCGCTGAGACTCGGTCTCAGCGTTGTAAGCCTTGCAGAACTCCATGATGTTGACGCGGTGCTGTGCAAGCGCCGGACCGATTGGTGGTGCCGGGTTTGCCTGACCTGCCTGAATCTGGAGTTTGATCAGGCCAGTGACCTTTTTCTTCGGAGCCATGTATGGTCCTTCTCTCTCAAACTTCACCCTCGCACAGGAGCGTACGAGGGCCGGTGGCCGCCGTGGCGCGGCGGCCGAATCGTCGACTCCAGCCAAGCGAGCCGGGGCGACGAAAACTTATGCGGTAAGGATCTAGTTGACCTTGGTTACCTGGTTGAACTGCAACGTGACTGGGGTTTCACGTTCGAAGATCGAAACCAAAACCACGAGCTGGCGAGTTTCGAGCTTGACCTCAGAAATGGTTGCCGGAAGCGACTCGAACGGACCGTCGTTGACGATGACGGCCTCGCCGACCTCGAAGTCTGCCTTGACCTCGGTGACAGGAACCTTTGCTTCCTTGCCGGTCTCTTCGGCTTCTGCTTCAACCTCGATCGTGTGCTCGAGCATCGAGTACACCTCGTCGAGGCTCAACGGCATAGGGTCGTAGGCGTTGCCAACAAAGCCGGTGACGCCAGGGGTGTGGCGAACCGTGCCCCACGATTCATCAGTAAGTTCCATGCGGACCAGGACGTAGCCAGGGATGCGAACGCGGCGCACCTTCTTGGAAACCGTGTTCTTGACGACCACAGCTTCTTCCATTGGAACCTGGATTTCGTAGATGAAGTCCTCCATATTCAGCGTCTGAATACGGGTTTCCAGGTTGAGCTTCACGCGGTTCTCGTAGCCAGCGTACGAGTGAATCACGTACCACTGACCAGGCTGGCGACGCAGCTTGGAACGGAACTTGCGGCGCAGTTCTTCAAGCTCATCGCTTTCTGCTACCGCGTTGTTGTCCGCATCCTGGGCAGCGTCGACGGCGGCGTCAACGTTCGAGTCAACCTCGGTACGCGGTTCCGACTCGTTAGCTTCCAGTTCCTGCTCGGACACTCGTTCCTACTTTCTGCTTGGGGCGCTATAGCTAGCCACGCACGCTTCCGCGCGTGGTTATTCGAG
Encoded proteins:
- the rplJ gene encoding 50S ribosomal protein L10, with the protein product MAKNVKEIAVKEITKDFEESPAAVLTEYRGLTVEQLKELRRSMGPDTKYAVVKNTLTEIAAKNAGVDAFEGLLNGPTAIAFIRGDAVAAAKSLTDFAKDHEKLIIKGGYYEGQKMDAEQIKDLAALESVEHQLARVAGVLKAPASAAARIIDALRLKREEAGETAEAPAAE
- the rplA gene encoding 50S ribosomal protein L1; protein product: MAKRSKAYLEAAAKIEDGKLYQPNEALALIKETTSASKGNATVEAVFRLSVDPRKADQMVRGTVNLPHGTGKTARVVVFAAGPNADAAREAGADFVGSDDLMEKIQGGWTDFDAAVATPDMMGKVGRLGKILGPRNLMPNPKTGTVTMDVAKAVGDIKGGKIDFRVDKHSNLHFIVGKASFDQNALEENFKAAVEEINRLKPSASKGRYIKKATLATTFGPGVPLDPASVTVRG
- the rplK gene encoding 50S ribosomal protein L11 produces the protein MAPKKKVTGLIKLQIQAGQANPAPPIGPALAQHRVNIMEFCKAYNAETESQRGNVIPVEITVFEDGSFTFITKTPPASQLIKKAAGVAKGSGVPHTDKVGKLTKDQVKEIAEYKMKDLNANDVEAASKIIAGTARSMGIEVEK
- the nusG gene encoding transcription termination/antitermination protein NusG, with product MSEQELEANESEPRTEVDSNVDAAVDAAQDADNNAVAESDELEELRRKFRSKLRRQPGQWYVIHSYAGYENRVKLNLETRIQTLNMEDFIYEIQVPMEEAVVVKNTVSKKVRRVRIPGYVLVRMELTDESWGTVRHTPGVTGFVGNAYDPMPLSLDEVYSMLEHTIEVEAEAEETGKEAKVPVTEVKADFEVGEAVIVNDGPFESLPATISEVKLETRQLVVLVSIFERETPVTLQFNQVTKVN